ACCAAACGCATCGAGTGATAAGGCGATTCCAAGCAAGATTGCCTCTCTTCCTGTAATCGTCCCTGAATTATCAATGTCAGCCACCATCGGTTTTCTTAAAATACGAATCACAACACCAAACAGTTTAATTTCAAAATTCAAAATAATTTCATCTTCTTTTGTTTTTTCCGTTGCCTTAGCCGGACGATACACTTGGTACAACGCCCATGCCCCAATGAGGATTAAGATGATCCCACCGATTGAACCAGCCACATCTCCTGGTAAGGTCCGCTCGATCATCGTCCCGAATGCCATAGCTACTAAGATTGATGTCGCCGAGCAGCAAGCGATAAAAAGTAACGATTTAAAAGGCAGCTTCATTTTCCGTAGTCCATACGTCAATCCAACACCAAAACTATCTAAGCTTACTGCTAGAGCAAGCGCAAGTAATGAAAGAATCTCGACCATCTTGATAAGCTCCTCCCACCTAAACGATACGATAGTATATGGTAAGGGCCTATCCGATGTACATTAGTTTTGGCAAACAGGACAAAAATGCGTACCACGACCACCGACGACCGTTTTTACAATCTCCGTTCCGCAGGCTTGGCATGGTTCATTCGTACGCCCATACACTACGAGCTGCTGTTGAAACATGCCCATCTCACCTTGACCATTCACATACGACTTAATTGA
Above is a genomic segment from Bacillus sp. FJAT-45037 containing:
- the ytaF gene encoding sporulation membrane protein YtaF, with the translated sequence MVEILSLLALALAVSLDSFGVGLTYGLRKMKLPFKSLLFIACCSATSILVAMAFGTMIERTLPGDVAGSIGGIILILIGAWALYQVYRPAKATEKTKEDEIILNFEIKLFGVVIRILRKPMVADIDNSGTITGREAILLGIALSLDAFGAGIGAALIGFPPIPMAVSVALMSALFVTLGMKSGFRFSESKVIKKFSFIPGFLLIVLGIFSL